Proteins from one Ipomoea triloba cultivar NCNSP0323 chromosome 1, ASM357664v1 genomic window:
- the LOC115998132 gene encoding protein LIGHT-DEPENDENT SHORT HYPOCOTYLS 10-like: protein MMSSGEGSSSSSRQAPQQQPVQLSRYESQKRRDWNTFGQYLRNQRPPVPLSHCDYTHVLDFLAYLDQFGKTKVHLQGCLFFGQPEPAGPCTCPLRQAWGSLDALIGRLRAAFEENGGSPETNPFASGAIRVYLREVRDAQAKARGIPYKKKKKKKTTITTTATTTNEEQTMLPTRFEM, encoded by the coding sequence AGCAGCAGCCGGTTCAGCTGAGCCGGTACGAGTCGCAGAAGCGGCGGGATTGGAACACGTTCGGGCAGTATCTGAGGAACCAACGGCCGCCGGTGCCGTTATCCCACTGCGACTACACCCACGTCCTAGATTTCCTGGCCTACCTCGACCAGTTCGGAAAGACTAAGGTGCATTTGCAAGGGTGCTTGTTTTTCGGGCAGCCCGAACCGGCCGGCCCATGCACGTGTCCGCTCAGGCAAGCTTGGGGGAGCCTCGACGCGCTCATTGGCCGCCTCAGAGCCGCCTTCGAGGAGAACGGCGGCTCCCCAGAGACCAACCCCTTCGCCAGCGGCGCTATCCGAGTCTATCTCCGGGAAGTCAGAGATGCCCAGGCTAAAGCAAGAGGGATCCCatacaagaagaagaagaaaaagaagactactattactactactgctactactactaATGAAGAACAGACAATGCTGCCAACCAGATTTGAGATGTAA
- the LOC116011274 gene encoding uncharacterized protein LOC116011274: protein MMRDVQGDFSEMPLEFRCLFDNAEKPLFSGCTKYTKLSDVLKLYNLKAKNRWSDKSFTGLLELLKDMFPSDNELPHSTYEAKNSDNELPHSTYEAKKLLCPFPHSTYEAKKLLCPLGMDIEKAKKLLCPLGMDIEKIHACPNPLGMDIEKIHACPNDCILYWKEYKDLHVCPKCGTSRYKRKNVDDVGEGKKGPPAKVLWYLPVIPRFKRMFSNPKEAKNLQWHAIGRKDDGKLRHPADSPQWRNIDRRWPEFGTENRNLRLGLCTDGMNPHGPKQPGNDIDVYLAPLIEDLKMLWNEGVSVYDVILVKELRHVLFVKIILVKELRHVLFVKMKLPMELRAFLPDGHPYRKKKKAFNGKPETQVARLPLSGHAVYERVKNVDVAFGKTCKTTQKTLWKKRSIFWDLPYWKYLQVRHCIDVMHVENNVCDSIIGTLLNIQGKTKDGIKARKDMHMLPIAIPDILPKQVRQAITKLCFFFNAICMKVVDVDMLDALQADVVVTLCQLEMYFPPSFFDIMVHLIVHLVREIKITGPVFMRYMYPFERYMGILKGYVRNRYRPEGSIIEGYSSEEIIEFCSDYLAGVESIGVPKPRHEGRLIGKGTIGLNYVLPPLHLRDKAHHLVLEHLSEVHPYLDQHMSMIRQQNPSKGERWVAIEHNRTFI from the exons ATGATGCGTGATGTGCAGGGAGATTTTAGTGAAATGCCTCTTGAGTTTAGATGTTTGTTTGATAATGCTGAAAAACCTTTGTTCTCTGGGTGTACTAAATATACTAAGTTATCTGATGTGCTtaagttatataatttaaaagcaaAGAATAGATGGAGTGATAAGAGTTTCACGGGATTATTAGAACTACTAAAAGACATGTTTCCTAGTGATAATGAACTTCCACATTCAACTTACGAAGCAAAGAATAGTGATAATGAACTTCCACATTCAACTTACGAAGCAAAGAAGTTGTTGTGTCCGTTTCCACATTCAACTTACGAAGCAAAGAAGTTGTTGTGTCCGTTGGGTATGGACATTGAGAAAGCAAAGAAGTTGTTGTGTCCGTTGGGTATGGACATTGAGAAGATACATGCATGCCCAAATCCGTTGGGTATGGACATTGAGAAGATACATGCATGCCCAAACGATTGTATACTGTATTGGAAAGAATACAAGGACTTGCATGTGTGTCCAAAGTGTGGGACATCACgttataaaaggaaaaatgttgATGATGTGGGTGAGGGTAAGAAAGGTCCACCAGCGAAAGTATTATGGTATTTACCCGTAATACCAAGATTTAAACGCATGTTTTCTaatccaaaagaagcaaaaaaTTTGCAATGGCATGCTATTGGGAGAAAAGATGATGGAAAACTAAGACATCCAGCCGATTCACCACAATGGAGGAATATTGATAGGAGGTGGCCTGAATTCGGTACTGAAAATAGGAACCTTAGACTTGGATTGTGTACTGATGGAATGAACCCCCATG GGCCTAAACAACCAGGAAATGACATAGATGTATATCTAGCCCCACTTATTGAAGATTTAAAGATGTTGTGGAATGAAGGTGTGTCGGTGTATGAT GTTATACTTGTAAAGGAGCTAAGGCATGTCCTATTTGTGAAGATTATACTTGTAAAGGAGCTAAGGCATGTCCTATTTGTGAAGATGAAACTCCCGATGGAGCTAAG GGCATTTCTCCCAGATGGTCATCCTTatcgaaagaagaaaaaagcttTTAATGGAAAACCAGAGACTCAAGTAGCTCGTTTGCCTTTATCTGGACATGCAGTTTATGAGCGTGTTAAAAATGTTGATGTTGCTTTTGGGAAAACTTGTAAGACTACTCAGAAGACTCTCTGGAAAAAGAGGTCTATATTTTGGGATCTACCATATTGGAAGTATTTACAAGTTAGACACTGTATTGATGTGATGCATGTTGAGAACAATGTTTGTGACAGTATTATTGGCACATTGTTGAACATTCAGGGAAAAACAAAGGATGGTATTAAAGCTAGAAAGGATATG CACATGTTACCTATTGCTATTCCGGATATTTTACCGAAACAAGTTAGACAAGCTATAAcaaaactttgtttctttttcaatgcTATTTGCATGAAAGTTGTTGATGTAGATATGTTAGATGCTTTGCAGGCTGATGTGGTAGTTACTTTGTGTCAACTTGAAATGTATTTCCCCCCATCCTTTTTTGATATTATGGTGCACTTGATTGTTCATTTAGTGAGGGAAATTAAGATCACTGGTCCTGTTTTTATGAGATATATGTATCCGTTTGAAAGATACATGGGAATCTTGAAAGGATATGTGAGAAACAGATATCGACCTGAAGGAAGTATAATTGAAGGTTATAGTTCTGAAGAGATCATTGAGTTTTGTTCAGATTATTTAGCTGGTGTTGAGTCTATTGGTGTTCCCAAACCTCGTCATGAAGGAAGACTCATTGGGAAAGGTACTATTGGATTAAATTATGTTCTTCCACCTTTGCACTTGCGAGATAAGGCACATCATCTCGTATTGGAACACCTTTCTGAGGTTCATCCGTACTTAGACCAACACATGTCCATGATAAGACAACAAAATCCTTCAAAGGGTGAAAGATGGGTAGCCATTGAACACAATCGCACATTCATATGA
- the LOC116011285 gene encoding uncharacterized protein LOC116011285: protein MATIRQDVSNLRQESHASLRHLETQVAHNSKALAERPQGALPSTTVNNPRERVQAVTLRSGKELPELTLKKSTNSKSPIEEEVVEKVLENDKDKEKEESPLPTSPKATQSQDKGKDKVDLPMYQPPLPFPGRVKKNMDKTQYGKFLELLKQLHINVPFLDALGQIPRYAKFLKDLLTNKKKLEELATVLLGEGCSAYVRRQPQKLTDPGSFTIPCQIGDAEFSQALADSGASINIMPFCLFKKLDLGTLKPTRICIQLADRSIKQPKGVVEDVLVRVDKFIFSVDFVIIDMDPDHEVPLILGKPFLATARALIDVGSGKLVLRVGDECATFDVSKLTKYPMTTDDACYFVDIFHKHVESVYPNLVGKLRNDAYLKVLCDDDDNGLESFTFEF from the coding sequence ATGGCCACAATAAGGCAAGATGTCTCTAACTTGAGACAAGAAAGTCATGCCTCCTTGAGACACTTGGAGACACAAGTTGCTCACAATTCCAAGGCTTTGGCCGAGAGACCACAAGGCGCACTTCCGAGCACCACGGTAAATAACCCCCGGGAGAGGGTGCAAGCCGTGACACTTCGGAGTGGCAAGGAACTCCCGGAGCTGACCTTGAAGAAAAGCACAAACTCCAAGAGTCCCATCGAAGAGGAGGTAGTGGAAAAAGTTCTTGAAAATGACAAAGACAAAGAGAAGGAAGAGTCTCCGTTGCCTACAAGCCCAAAAGCCACTCAATCTCAAGATAAAGGGAAGGATAAGGTGGATTTACCAATGTATCAACCACCACTCCCATTCCCCGGGAGGGTGAAGAAGAACATGGACAAGACGCAATATGGTAAATTCCTTGAACTTTTGAAACAATTGCACATTAACGTACCTTTTCTTGATGCATTAGGTCAAATACCACGTTATGCCAAGTTCTTAAAGGATTTGCTCACCAATAAGAAGAAGCTAGAGGAATTGGCTACGGTTTTGCTAGGGGAGGGATGCTCCGCTTACGTGCGCCGTCAACCACAAAAGCTCACGGATCCCGGAAGCTTCACCATCCCATGTCAAATTGGCGATGCCGAGTTTAGCCAAGCTCTAGCGGACTCCGGGGCAAGTATAAATATAATGCCCTTTTGTCTTTTCAAGAAATTAGACTTGGGTACACTTAAGCCCACTCGCATTTGTATTCAATTGGCCGATAGGTCAATTAAACAACCCAAGGGGGTTGTCGAGGATGTGTTAGTGAGAGTTGATAAGTTCATCTTCTCCGTAGACTTCGTCATTATAGACATGGATCCCGACCATGAGGTCCCGTTGATCCTAGGTAAGCCGTTTTTGGCCACCGCTCGGGCCCTCATTGATGTGGGGAGCGGGAAGCTTGTGCTTAGGGTAGGAGATGAATGTGCCACGTTTGATGTTTCAAAGTTGACCAAGTACCCTATGACTACGGATGACGCATGCTACTTTGTGGACATCTTCCACAAGCATGTTGAGTCCGTTTATCCTAATCTTGTGGGCAAATTGAGAAATGATGCTTACTTGAAAGTGTtgtgtgatgatgatgataatggtCTTGAATCTTtcacttttgaattttga